The following is a genomic window from Spirosoma foliorum.
TCAGCAACGGTTTTGTGGCCAAATCCGTCTGGATAAGAAAATCTAGAAAACGCTGTGCTATTGCCTGACTCCGGTGCGCGACCTCATCGGCTACCAACGCTTGCCGCCTGTCCAGATACTCACGACGTAGCTCCGCTTTATTCATACGCTGTAGCTCTTACTCCAAACAAAGCTGCATTCGGTAATCGAATGGATTGAAAACGGCTAGCATTTTCTGGAGAAACTGGCGATCTGTCAGGTAAAATGTCAGGAAGTTTTCGCTTCGTTCCTGTAAACCTCCATTGGGGAAAAGCTCGTTTTTAACGGCCAGTAATTGCCGAACGCCCGTTTCCTGATTTCGCTCTTCGGCCCGTCGCATTTTCTTTTCGAGTCGGGCAACGGCGTTGGCAAACCGCTTGGTTTCGGCCAGAACGGCTTTTTCGAGCGTCGGATCGACCATCTGCGCTTTATGCAAAATAGCATCCAGCGCCTTGTTTACCGTCTTGTTCTCATTATCGAACTTAAGGGCATGTCGGGCATGGTGTTCTACATACGCATGTTTGAGCGTAAGGGTATCCTGAAAGAGTTCTTCGGGGGTGAGGCCGAGCTTGCAGATACGCTTCGCACTGACAGCGGGAACATACATGGCAAAATTACGCGGCATTAATATCGGGAACGCTGTCTGAAAATGTTCAAAAACGCCTTTCAACTGCAACCAGTAAGGCACCTCAGACGGCCCTCCGATATAGGCCAGGTTTGGCAGAATTGTTTCCTGATAAAGTGGACGTAAGACAACGTTCGGGCTAAAGCGTTCGGGGTTCTGCTCTAAAATGTCTAGTAACTCAGGCTCCGAAAATTTTAGCTGTGTATTAATTATTTTATACGTGCCATCTCCCTTACGTTCAATACGTTCACGAAGTTGATCGTCGAGGTAAAACAGATTGATATCACGCGGGGCGATTACCGTTTTATACCCTAGATTTTCCAGTTCCTGCGTTTTTTGTTGGACTAGTTCTCCTGAACGATGATGAATAAGTTCATCCCGCATAACAGGCGCGAAAAGGCGTTTGAGGGCCGCATCGTCGGCGTCCAGACAAACTAATCCTTCGGCACCAAACAATTCATTGATATAGTACCGAACGGCATTTGCTAAGGTGTCCTGATTGAAATAGGCTTCTTCAAACAAAGCTAGTTTCTCCGGAATCTGGGTAAACAGCGCTTTTAGCTCCTGTGGATTCATCCTTCCAACAGCACCACGCTGTTCGGTTTGCCAGACGTAACTTCTCCCGAACATCGAAAAATGGTTGATTTCGGCGAAGTCGTGATCTTCGGTGGCCATCCAGTACACAGGCACGAAATTGTAATCGGGATACGTTTCTTTCAGCTTTCGGGCCAGATTAATGGTCGTAATGAGCTTATAAACAATGTATAATGGCCCCGTGAAAATATTCAGCTGATGGCCCGTTGTAACGGTAAATGTATTGGGCTGAAGTAATACGGAAAAATCAGGCTTGTTGGCAATACCCGCATATTGCCGCTCAAGCGTATTGACTAAAACCTGCCGTTTCGATGCATCAAATGACTTATCAGCAATCTGCCCGCCAAAAGCAGCTACGTCCGGAAAGCGATTATAAAAAGGAGTTAAACTATCTTTTTTGTTGATGTAATCTAGGAATAGTGACGAAAACTGGCCGGTTGAGGTAAGCGGCAGGTACTGACAGTCCATGCGATGGGCGGGGGTTGGGATTTATTCGGCTCAACAACGGAAAAACCCGCAAGGTTCGGGTTGTGCACCACGATTCGCTTGCGGGTTTCTAAACTCAGGAGACAACCTCTCCGTATAAATCAAAATCATCGGCTCGGTTAATGCGTACGTTCGCAAAATCGCCCATCCGAACGTACTGACTGGCTGGTACCAATACTTCGTTGTCCACTTCGGGTGAGTCAGCTTCGGTACGACCAATAAAGTAGCCGCCTTCTTTCCGATCAAACAGCACTTTGTACGTTTGCCCGACTTTCTTCTGGTTCAGTTCGTGCGAAATGCCCTGTTGCAACTCCATAAGCTCGTCGGCTCGTTCCTGTTTAATATCAGCTGGAACATCGTCGGGCATAGTAAACGAGTGAGTCTGATCTTCGTGAGAGTAGGTAAACACGCCCATCCGATCGAAACGCATCCGTTCTACGAATTCATACGTCTCCCCAAACATAGCTTCCGTTTCACCGGGGTGTCCCACGATTAGCGTTGTGCGGAGCGTAATACCCGGTACCCGGTCACGAATGGTATGAATCAGGTCTTCGGTTTTTTCTCGCGTAATACCCCGACGCATGAGTTTCAGCAACTCAGTTGAACCCGCCTGTAACGGCATGTCCAGGTAATTACAAACGTTTGGGCGATCTCGCATTACATCCAGTACTTCCAGCGGGAAGCCTGATGGATAGGCGTACTGCAACCGAATCCAGTCAATGCCTTCTACATCGGCTAACTGATTGATGAGGTCCGCAAGGTTACGTTTTTTATAGAGATCAAGACCATAATAGGTCAAATCCTGAGCGATGAGAATTAATTCTTTGGTGCCTCGCCGAGCTAACGACTTTGCTTCGGTGATCAGCTCTTCTATTGGGCGTGATACGTGTCCTCCGCGCATAAGCGGAATAGCACAGAATGAACAGGGACGGTCGCAGCCTTCGGCAATTTTTAGATAGGCGTAGTGAGCCGGAGTTGTCAGGAGTCGTTCGCCAACGAGTTCGTGTTTGTAATCGGCACGGAGCGTTTTCAGCATTCGAGGCAACTCGTTAGTGCCAAACCAGGCATCAACGGTCGGCATTTCGACTTCGAGTTCGTCTTTGTAACGGTGCGATAAACAACCCGTTACGTAAACTTTATCGACAATCCCAGCTTCTTTCGCATCGACATAGCGCAAAATGGTATTGATCGACTCTTCTTTCGCATTGTCGATAAAACCACACGTATTGATCACGACAATGTTGGCATCGTCTTTTTTCGATTCGTGCGTCACGTTCATACCATTGCCCTTGAGTTGCGTAAACAGCACCTCCGAATCCACGAGGTTCTTTGAGCAACCGAGCGTGACGATATTGATTTTATTAGTACGTACTCCTTTGGTTTTCATTCGTAACGCGGACATCCTGTCCGCTTTGTTGAAAGCTATTGCGGACAGGATGTCCGCGTTACATTAAAACACTGCCTGATGCGTAATCTCAACCTTAATTTTCGCGCTCTTCCCGGCCTCAACAGTTACCGGAAAAATGTTGTTCTTGGTGTCATATAAGTTGGCGTATAAGCCTTTTGGCTCCTGCACAATTACCGAATATCGTCCTTTGGGAAGATTGACACAGAATGTGCCATCTTTTCCTGACTTGACCGTCTTGATTGGTTTGACTAAACCCACCGAATTAATAAAGCCATTGTCGCCAGCTTCAACCTGACTCACATTCAACAAGGGAAAAATGAGTACCTCGCGCTCAGCAGGAGCGCCGTTAGCGTTAGGTCTGGGTGAGCCTGGGCCCGGCATATGATTACCCTGCTTTACCAGCACAGTTCCGCATATTCCCTGAAGCGCAGCTGTACTGGCCATTTTTTGCCGTTGAATTTTCTGGGCAATCGTGGTAGCCGATGTACCGAGAAATAAAACCAGTAAGATTGTTGTGATACGTATCATTTCTTAAAGAACGAATCCACAAACTCCATCTTGTTGAATGTTTGCAAGTCCTCTATTTTCTCGCCAACGCCAATGTATTTAACCGGAATTTTAAATTGATCTGAAATTCCAATAACTACACCACCCTTGGCCGTTCCATCTAGTTTGGTGATGGCAAGTGCCGTAACCTCGGTTGCTTTTGTGAATTCGGTTGCCTGAATAAACGCATTTTGCCCGGTTGAGCCGTCTAACACCAAAAGTACCTCGTGCGGTGCATCGGGAGTGAACTTCTGCATGACGCGCTTAATCTTGGTCAGCTCGTTCATCAGGTTAATTTTGGTATGTAACCGACCAGCTGTGTCTATAATGACCACATCGGCGTTCATATCGGTTGCTTTTTTAACAGCATCGAAGGCCACTGCCGAAGGATCGGTGTTCATTCCATGCGAAATGACGGGTACACCAACGCGATCGCCCCAGAGTTTGAGTTGATCTACGGCTGCTGCCCGGAACGTATCGCCAGCGCCTAATACAACCTGTTTGCCACGTTTGTGAAATTGAGCCGCCAGTTTGCCAATCGTTGTGGTTTTGCCAACGCCATTAACACCGACAACCATAATTACATAGGGCTTCTTCCCGACAGGTAAATCAAAGTCGTCGGGGACATCGCTAGTGTTATTATCCGAAAGCAAGGTGGCAATCTCTTCGCGGAGTATCCGGTCGAGTTCGTCGGTGCCCATGTATTTGTCGCGGGCAACGCGTTCTTCGATCTGGCGTATAATTTTGACAGTTGTTTCAACGCCTACATCCGATGAAATGAGAACATTCTCGAGTTCGTCGAGAACTTCTTCGTCAATGGTCGATTTGCCAACGACGGCCCGGCCAAGTTTCGAGAAAAAACTGTCTTTCGTTTTCTCTAATCCTTTGTCGAGTGTTTCTTTTTTTTCTTTCGAGAATAAGCCGAATAGAGCCATAAAAATGGGGCCGCTCGTGCGGTCGTGAGTCGATAGTGGATTAGCAATCAATGATTAACTTTACTGTGTCAGCCTGTATATGGGCAGGCGCGGGCATAGTGTATTAACTATTGACTGGTTCAACAAAACTACAGCAAAAAAAGTCCCACAGAACCATGAAGGCTGTGGGACAAATTTCTTTGTACAGAAACGGGTTCTCCAGGGCGCCGATTCGTCGACGTGGTTAACGTAGTCAAGACTAGCTTTTCAGCGCAGCCTGAATTTCATCAACGGGAACCATTTCTTCTTTGAAGGTATAAGCGCCAGTTTTAGGCGATTTCACGGCTTTGATGATTTTGGCGAATGCCTTGCCGTTATCCTTCGTTTTCAGGGTTGCAACTACCTTTTTTGCCATGTCGATTTTGCAGTTTATGGTTTACGGTTCTCGGTTTTCGGATGCAAATTCAGATTATTATCTGCTGTAAACCGAAAACTATAAACCTAAAACCTATTTAATTTCTTTATGTACCGTTACTTTCTTCAGAAACGGGTTGTATTTCTTCCGTTCGATACGCGCTGGCGTATTTTTCCGGTTTTTCGTGGTGATGTACCGGGACATGCCGGGTACACCGCTGTCTTTTTGCTCGGTGCATTCCAGAATAACCTGGATTCTATTGGCGCCTTTCTTTGCCATCGCTAATGTTCGTTTTCTCGATAAGGAGCGCAAAGGTACGGAATTACTTTTATTTAGCCAATAGCTTTTTAAGAAAAACTGATGATTTGTAATGAATTAGGTCAGAAAAGTGCGTAAAGTTTGGCAATCGGATTCCCGCTTTCGACCTTTGGTGCTGTCATGACCACGCAAACAATTCAATACGAGTACGCTCCCGGCCATTTCCGGGCTTCGGAACCTGGCGTCTATCGACCCGAAATGCTTCAGGAAGGGGAGATGATTCTGAATATGGGACCGCAACACCCATCAACGCATGGTGTATTGCGGCTCGAAGTGGTTACCGATGGAGAAATTATTGTTGACGTAGTTCCGCATCTAGGTTATCTGCACCGTTGTTTTGAGAAACATGCGCAGTCATTGCCCTTCAATCAGGCAATTCCGTTCGTAGATCGACTCGATTATCTGGCTGCAATGAACTGCGAACATGCCTTTGTGATGGGCGTTGAGCGAATGCTGGGTATTCAGAACGATATTCCGAAACGTACCGAATACATCCGGGTGCTGGTAGCCGAATTGAATCGTATTGCGGCCCACTTTGTCGGCATTGGGACATACGCACTCGATATTGGTGCCTATACGCCTTTTCTCTGGCTCATGCGCGATCGTGAGCATATTCAGCGGCTGCTCGAGTGGGTAAGTGGGGCCCGGATGTTGTATAATTATATTTGGGTAGGGGGCTTATTTTATGATCTTCCGGTAGGGTTTGAAGAACGATGCCGGGAGTTCATTTCCTATTTGAAACCCAAATTAGTAGAGCTACAACAGCTGGTTATTGAGAATGATATTTTCATAAAACGAACGGCTAATGTGGGCGTTCTTCCCTTACCCGTTGCCATTAATTATGGCTGTACAGGCCCGATGCTTCGTGGTTCTGGATTACGGTATGATTTACGTCGGGTAGATGGTTATTCGGTTTACCCTGAGCTAGACTTCGATATTCCGATTGGCGAAGGGAAGATGGGAACGGTTGGCGATTGCTGGGATCGCAACAATGTACGGGTACTAGAGTGTCACGAATCTATTCGCATTATTGAGCAGTGTTTGGATCAACTTATGGGTGATCATAGACGTACCCGTGACTACGATCCACAAGCAGTTGTGCCAAAGAAAATTCGCCCTAAAGCAATGGATTTCTACGCTCGTGCTGAAAGTGCTAAGGGTGAACTTGGCTTTTTCTTTCGCACGGATGGCAAATCAGACGTGCCTGTGCGCTGCAAATCCCGCTCGTGTTGCTTTCACAATCTGTCCGTCATTCACGAAATCAGCCGGGGCGCTATGCTAGCCGATTTGGTAGCGATAATCGGATCAATTGATGTCGTGATGGGGGAAGTGGATCGGTGATGTCTGGGCTAAGCTCCGGCTTGGCCCGTAAAATCTATTGGCCAAGCCGGAGCTTGGCCCAGACTCATTCTAACACCAATATATCGGGCGTATTCCGACCCAAACCATCATAATCCAGACCATAACCCAAAACGAATTTGTTTTCGATTTCGAATCCAACGTACTGTAAGTCAATTGGCTTTTGTAGGGCTTCTGGTTTGAAGAGTAATGTCGCGATTGCCAGCGATGAGGGACCTTGTGCCTGAAGTTGATCGCGTATGTCGCAGAGGGTTTTGCCTGTGTCGACAATATCTTCGACCACAATAAGGTCACGGTTGGCAACAGATTCGGTAAGGCCCAGGATTTCTTTCAGTTGCCCGGTCGATTCCGTTCCTTTGTAGGAGGAGACTCGGAGAAACGTGATTTCACAGGGAATTGTTAAACGCTTTGCCAGATCAGCCGCGAATAAAAAAGCCCCGTTCAGGACAACGACTATGAGGGGAGTTTTACCAGCGTATGCCTGATTAATTTGTTCGGCCAGTTCCTGAATGCGTTCCTGAATCGCTTCGGAAGTAATAAACGGGACAAACGTTTTATCTTTTATCGTTATCATATCGGTGTCTGTGGGGCGGCAAAGATACGCCGATAGTGAGGTCGTGGACAAAAAAACGATGGAAAAATAACAATTGGCAAACGCAGAGCCAGCAGTTTACGTTGATATACTAACTAATTGATTTTGACGAAATGAAGAAATTTGTGTTGACGGTTTGGCTGATGAGTATGGCTAGTTTAGCCCAGGCTCAGCTTTATGATCCGTCGGCGTTTGATAAAAAGTATGATGGTCTATTGAAGCATCCAGGCGTTCAGATTGAATCGGCGGAGGCTATCAATCAGATGTACAACTATAAGTTCTACGAAGCCGACAAAGAGTTTCGGTGGCTGCGTTTGCGTTATCCGAAACACCCAATGCCGACGTTCTTAATGGGGCTGGCCGAGTGGTGGAAAATCGTTCCAAATACCGACGTCACAGATTATGATGACCAGTGCTTAATGTACATGGATTCGACCATTACATTGGCCGAAGAATTATACGATAACAGTGAGAACAAGCTCGAACCGGCATTTTTCCTGGCAGCTGCTTACGCCTTTAAAAGCCGACTTTATTCGGAGCGAAAAAAATGGACAAAGGCCACCTTTGCGGGTAAGAATGCCCTAAAGTACTTTGAGAAATGTAAGGGGAATGCCGATTTCAGTCCTGAACTGCTCTTTGGGGATGGGATGTACAATTATTACGCCCAGTGGATTCCCGAAAATTACCCATTACTGAAGCCAATCCTGATCTTTTTTCCCAAAGGGAATAAAGCAAACGGGATCAAAGAGTTAGAGAAAACGGCGAATACGGCTTTCTATACACGTGTTGAAGCCCGTTACTTTCTGGTTCAGATTTATAGTATGGAGAATCAGTACGATAAAGCGTATCAGATGTCGAAGTACATGGCTGAGCAATATCCTGATAACCCATTCTTTGAGCGGTACTTTGCCCGGTCGGCCTTTGTAACAGGGCGCTTGAACGAAGCCGAACGGATTTCTAAAGATATTCTGGAAAAAGTGAGTCGCACGCAGTCTGGTTATGAGGGCGTTAGCGGACGGACAGCGGCCTATATCCTGGCCTACGTTAACAGCGTGTTTTATAACAACGTAGCCGAAGCGAAGAAATACTACCAACAATCGGTAGACTTCTCGAAGCAGACAAATTCGACAACGTCGGGGTATTATTTATCGTCGTTGATCGGATTGGCGAAGATTGCGAATGGAGAGAAAAACTACGACCTGGCCCAGACCTACTTTAATGAAGTACTAGACAAAGCGGAACGAAAATCCAGTCAGTACAAGGAGGCTAAAAAAGCGCTTGATGACGCGAAAAAGGCAAGACGGGAGGAGCGAAGGAAGAGGAAGGAATGAGTTTTGATATATATGATGTATGATATAGGATGTATGTTTTAACCTGAATACATATATCCTATATCATACATCATATATATCATGGAATTGGCAACACTTTGCTTTCCTTAAAAGTCGACATGATAACCATGGTTTGAGTGCTGGCTACTTCGTCAATTTCGTTGATTACATCGAGCATCAGAGCCTGATACGACGAGATATCTTTCGAAATCACCTTGAGTAGAAAGTCTCCTGAGCCAGTGATGTGGTGGCATTCGATAATTTCGGGAATCTGATTCACCCGATCCACAAACGACATTGTTGTGTCTTTTTTGTGGCCAACCAGCGTCACCATAACGAATGTGGTTACGCCCAGGCCAATTTTCTCCCGGCTTAACTGAGCATGATAGCTCTGAATAATTCCTGAGGTTTCTAGTTTTTTTACCCGCTCAAGTGTAGGGGCTGGCGAAAGGCCAATTTCTTTAGAAAGCTGTGCGTTAGTAATTTTAGCGTTAGCTTGTAAAATCTCTAATACGTTGCGATCTATCTGATCTAATTTATGAATTGACATAAACGGAGGTCGTCTGTTGAATTAGAATTTGTGTGCAGAACGGTGCAAATCTACTATCTTTTACAATAGAAAATTCTTAAAAACGTATGAATATTTAAAAAAGGCAAAACAAATATTGCATATCTTCCTCATAAACGGCACAATATTAAGCTTTATAGAGTAGTTGCCAAATCCTATTTTTATCATTCGGTAGTATTCGTATGATGTAGAGTTCGTTACTTCTTGTTGTCAGTTAACTTCTTTGACTTGATAGCCTCATTTGTTCGGGCTAATCCAGCTTTTCGATCGGTTCGATTTTTTCTATTGCTGTATATTGTTTGTACAATTTATACCGAATAGGATTTGATGTTCGTATTAATAAAGTCGAATGTCATACAACCATTGTTTAGGCATGTGAACCAATCGAGTTGCGTTGTATGAAAATGCAGAAAAAGGAAAATTTGCCAACTAAACTTTGCCCGGCCTGTAATCGGCCGTTTAGCTGGCGGAAAAAATGGGAGAAAAATTGGGAACATGTCGTGTATTGTAGCGAGGCTTGTCGACGAAGTGGCAAGCGGCAAAAAACAAGCCCAGATCCAGAATAAGTATGACAAATCTAAACTATCGTTATTTTTGTCGATTAACCCGCCTTCATTAATGCGTCCAATTGCTTATTTGTTTCTGTTAGTTGCAGTTATTGGCTGGGATAGTTGCCGTCAGGCCAAGCCAGTGCCTGTTGTTACACGAAGACCGCCTGCCAAAGCTGTTAGTCCTGCCCGTCCAACCACCACGCAGCCCCCCGTTGCTCAAAAACCTGCGGTTGTTAAAACTACCCCGCCTAAGCCAGCAACAGTTGTGGTGGCGGTTCCTGAGGATTCGCTTGAAATGGATGGCGTAACGTTTCAAACACCGGCGCCCCCTAAACGGGAGTTTCGGGCGGTTTGGGTGGCAACGG
Proteins encoded in this region:
- the bshC gene encoding bacillithiol biosynthesis cysteine-adding enzyme BshC; the protein is MDCQYLPLTSTGQFSSLFLDYINKKDSLTPFYNRFPDVAAFGGQIADKSFDASKRQVLVNTLERQYAGIANKPDFSVLLQPNTFTVTTGHQLNIFTGPLYIVYKLITTINLARKLKETYPDYNFVPVYWMATEDHDFAEINHFSMFGRSYVWQTEQRGAVGRMNPQELKALFTQIPEKLALFEEAYFNQDTLANAVRYYINELFGAEGLVCLDADDAALKRLFAPVMRDELIHHRSGELVQQKTQELENLGYKTVIAPRDINLFYLDDQLRERIERKGDGTYKIINTQLKFSEPELLDILEQNPERFSPNVVLRPLYQETILPNLAYIGGPSEVPYWLQLKGVFEHFQTAFPILMPRNFAMYVPAVSAKRICKLGLTPEELFQDTLTLKHAYVEHHARHALKFDNENKTVNKALDAILHKAQMVDPTLEKAVLAETKRFANAVARLEKKMRRAEERNQETGVRQLLAVKNELFPNGGLQERSENFLTFYLTDRQFLQKMLAVFNPFDYRMQLCLE
- the rimO gene encoding 30S ribosomal protein S12 methylthiotransferase RimO; this translates as MKTKGVRTNKINIVTLGCSKNLVDSEVLFTQLKGNGMNVTHESKKDDANIVVINTCGFIDNAKEESINTILRYVDAKEAGIVDKVYVTGCLSHRYKDELEVEMPTVDAWFGTNELPRMLKTLRADYKHELVGERLLTTPAHYAYLKIAEGCDRPCSFCAIPLMRGGHVSRPIEELITEAKSLARRGTKELILIAQDLTYYGLDLYKKRNLADLINQLADVEGIDWIRLQYAYPSGFPLEVLDVMRDRPNVCNYLDMPLQAGSTELLKLMRRGITREKTEDLIHTIRDRVPGITLRTTLIVGHPGETEAMFGETYEFVERMRFDRMGVFTYSHEDQTHSFTMPDDVPADIKQERADELMELQQGISHELNQKKVGQTYKVLFDRKEGGYFIGRTEADSPEVDNEVLVPASQYVRMGDFANVRINRADDFDLYGEVVS
- the ftsY gene encoding signal recognition particle-docking protein FtsY encodes the protein MALFGLFSKEKKETLDKGLEKTKDSFFSKLGRAVVGKSTIDEEVLDELENVLISSDVGVETTVKIIRQIEERVARDKYMGTDELDRILREEIATLLSDNNTSDVPDDFDLPVGKKPYVIMVVGVNGVGKTTTIGKLAAQFHKRGKQVVLGAGDTFRAAAVDQLKLWGDRVGVPVISHGMNTDPSAVAFDAVKKATDMNADVVIIDTAGRLHTKINLMNELTKIKRVMQKFTPDAPHEVLLVLDGSTGQNAFIQATEFTKATEVTALAITKLDGTAKGGVVIGISDQFKIPVKYIGVGEKIEDLQTFNKMEFVDSFFKK
- a CDS encoding DUF4295 domain-containing protein, which encodes MAKKVVATLKTKDNGKAFAKIIKAVKSPKTGAYTFKEEMVPVDEIQAALKS
- the rpmG gene encoding 50S ribosomal protein L33, with product MAKKGANRIQVILECTEQKDSGVPGMSRYITTKNRKNTPARIERKKYNPFLKKVTVHKEIK
- a CDS encoding NADH-quinone oxidoreductase subunit D encodes the protein MTTQTIQYEYAPGHFRASEPGVYRPEMLQEGEMILNMGPQHPSTHGVLRLEVVTDGEIIVDVVPHLGYLHRCFEKHAQSLPFNQAIPFVDRLDYLAAMNCEHAFVMGVERMLGIQNDIPKRTEYIRVLVAELNRIAAHFVGIGTYALDIGAYTPFLWLMRDREHIQRLLEWVSGARMLYNYIWVGGLFYDLPVGFEERCREFISYLKPKLVELQQLVIENDIFIKRTANVGVLPLPVAINYGCTGPMLRGSGLRYDLRRVDGYSVYPELDFDIPIGEGKMGTVGDCWDRNNVRVLECHESIRIIEQCLDQLMGDHRRTRDYDPQAVVPKKIRPKAMDFYARAESAKGELGFFFRTDGKSDVPVRCKSRSCCFHNLSVIHEISRGAMLADLVAIIGSIDVVMGEVDR
- the hpt gene encoding hypoxanthine phosphoribosyltransferase; this encodes MITIKDKTFVPFITSEAIQERIQELAEQINQAYAGKTPLIVVVLNGAFLFAADLAKRLTIPCEITFLRVSSYKGTESTGQLKEILGLTESVANRDLIVVEDIVDTGKTLCDIRDQLQAQGPSSLAIATLLFKPEALQKPIDLQYVGFEIENKFVLGYGLDYDGLGRNTPDILVLE
- a CDS encoding tetratricopeptide repeat protein, whose translation is MKKFVLTVWLMSMASLAQAQLYDPSAFDKKYDGLLKHPGVQIESAEAINQMYNYKFYEADKEFRWLRLRYPKHPMPTFLMGLAEWWKIVPNTDVTDYDDQCLMYMDSTITLAEELYDNSENKLEPAFFLAAAYAFKSRLYSERKKWTKATFAGKNALKYFEKCKGNADFSPELLFGDGMYNYYAQWIPENYPLLKPILIFFPKGNKANGIKELEKTANTAFYTRVEARYFLVQIYSMENQYDKAYQMSKYMAEQYPDNPFFERYFARSAFVTGRLNEAERISKDILEKVSRTQSGYEGVSGRTAAYILAYVNSVFYNNVAEAKKYYQQSVDFSKQTNSTTSGYYLSSLIGLAKIANGEKNYDLAQTYFNEVLDKAERKSSQYKEAKKALDDAKKARREERRKRKE
- a CDS encoding Lrp/AsnC family transcriptional regulator; its protein translation is MSIHKLDQIDRNVLEILQANAKITNAQLSKEIGLSPAPTLERVKKLETSGIIQSYHAQLSREKIGLGVTTFVMVTLVGHKKDTTMSFVDRVNQIPEIIECHHITGSGDFLLKVISKDISSYQALMLDVINEIDEVASTQTMVIMSTFKESKVLPIP
- a CDS encoding DUF2256 domain-containing protein, translating into MQKKENLPTKLCPACNRPFSWRKKWEKNWEHVVYCSEACRRSGKRQKTSPDPE